gctgacactgcttaacacgataagtaatgaataattctgcttgtaatcacagtgttaaaaacaaccacgtatcaaccagactacaaagccatcagcaaaaccatgcagcaccagaagtcgtatTAATGGtaaaataagagacttattatactctaaaaatgttggtcttacttaaaaatgcacgcatttagttgtattcagtgttaaaaaatattatacggctctcacggaaatactttttaaaatatttggctttcatggctctctcagccaaaaaggttcccgacccctgtgttAAACTGTAGGTAGACTAGATATAGTTatttaatatgattaaaatccagagtccatccatccattttctaccgcttgtccctttcgaggtcgcggggggtgctggagcctatctcagctgcatttgggtggaaagcggggtacaccctggacaagtcaccacctcatcgcagagtaagatgactaattcagtgttaatatttaattTAAGTGGATCCGTAGTGCAAAAGTTGGGCCCCCAAATCAAAAAGGTTAAGGACCCCTGCCGTAGACAACGTTGCACACTCTTGTACAGCAGAGAGAGAATTACTACTGCATTTAGTTGTCATTGTaaaatcacagtaaattattAGTCAGTCATTTGCTGTGAATTTGCAGAGAAAATGTTTACAGTACATCTTTTCCTTCTGTCATGCAATGAAAGAAGCACTAAGGCGAAGTATAGATTGTGTTATTATTTACTGTGACGCCTATTTCaccattgtgcaggtgtacctaatgtagtgaccaTGCCCAACGGCCAAGTCTacccagtggcctagtggttagagtgtccgccctgagatcggtaggctgtgagttcaaaccccggccgagtcataccaaagactagcgatgtccgataatggcttttatattccgatattgtccatcaaccgataccgatatcaaccgatatatacagtcgtggaattaacacattatcatacctgccaacttttgaaatcagaaaaacctagtagccagggtccaggggccgcaggccccggtaggtccaggacaaagtcctggtggggggttcaggcttcgccccccaacgcaaaattattattagcattcagacaggttaaaatgttgctaaaaccatcacttttctatcagtcacagtgacttttcaaaacaaaaatattacagcaaaaatcatatgggttgattgacatgtttattctgtaagctaacttcaatagtttgaaattattttgacagttaatgccagttatcctgtcaacctttcacaagacttcaatttgttatttgaaagtataaacagtataaacactttttacagtaaacaaatggtaaaacagtactaaacaattccattaaaaaaaaaattggtgtcattattaactttctgtccaagcttgtataatctactgccttgttcaattgtataaaatattctgtgcctaaaattcacatttctatcacaattatcatactgtaaacatggtaagctaacttcattaaaattaatagtcctggcaatagcatggaattacaattcaaatgtagtttttttgtaagcctttcaaaagaattcaaaatatgaaaaattaatgaaaattaatttaagccatcagacacttgaaaagtggcacatcacatctctaatgtaatcattttaacttttcaacagaaatagcactgcaaaaatattaaggacatacttctgtattttggtagttatgctgtcaacatttaacaagatttcttcaacttggacttgaaagcataaatagtataaacacttttaacagtataacagtactaaacaattccaatagataacattggtgtcattacctttttgtggctaaaatccgaaaaacgttgaaagttttccacttgtatcgctagcaacggcattagacttgtgttcttttgtcccaacgtggtcttttacatcgctaattcctccgtgtccgatcgaaaaatcttgtctgcacaaggtgcaattcgcgtagttttcaccctttttggaacggattattattcccggataggcttttgaatattcttcacggaatgactgcagttttcttttcggtttaagactcgtttgcgatttttctccggctgattccatgatcgttcgctcgtttggaaacaatggcaacaggtgcctcgtgttggcagcggtgctataaatagcctcgtgcattttaaaaaattttttttttttaattaatgaaaaaacgtattttgtatcactgcaaccgtaacccggaataggttgatgaaaaccgtactaattacgggaaaaccggagtagttggcaggtatgcattattatgcctaatttagacaaccaggtatggtgaagataaggttgttttttttttataataaaataaaataagatgaataaattaaaaacattttcttgaataaaaaagaaagtaaaacaatataaatatagttacatagaaactagtaattaatggaaatgagtaaaattaactgttaaaggttagtactattagtggaccagcagcacgcacaatcatgtgtgcttacggactgtatcccttgcagactgtattgatatatattgatatataatgtaggaaccagaatattaataacagaaagaaacaacccttttgtgtgaatgagtgtggatgggggagggaggttttttgggttggtgctctaattgtaagtgtatcttgtgttttttatgttgatttaaaaaaaaaaaaaaataataataataatataatataacattaatataataataataatattaaaaaaaaacgatagcgataatttccgatattacattttaacgcatttatcggccgataatgtcgatattatcggacatctctaccaaagactataaaaaaataggacccattacctccctgcttggaactcagcatcaagggttggaattgggggttaaatcaccaaaaatgattcccgggcgcggcaccgctgctgctcactgctcccctcatctcccaggaggtgaacaaggggatgggtcaaatgcagaggacaaatatctccacacctagtgtgtgtgtgtgacaatcattggtactttaactttaagtgtgTGGGGTTTTGACCTTTTCAGACCAGAGACTCGCACACGGCGGTGCAGTCAGACTCCTGGCTGTGCAAGGAGCTTAAACCCGTGTCCGAGTCGTCGTCGTTCCCTCCGTGACATTTGGACAAACCCCTGGCCTGCTCCTCCCACtcgctcatcatcatcatcatcatcatcatcatcctcatcccgCCAGCCTCATCTGGCCCCCCCTCTGCGTCTTCCAGACCTAAAGAGTTCATTTTGTCCAGCAAATCCCTCATCTCCTTCTCCCGGGTGCCGCAAATCTGCCGGCTGAGCTCCAAATCGCCCCTAATGGCCTCTAAATCCGAGCGGAGGCGCAGGCCCACGCAGGAGCTGACGTCCAGCTGACTCCTCAgcctctcctcctcttcctccaaaGTCCTGCTGGCCCGGTCCTGGGGGTCCGCGTGCGTCTCCCGCAGCCTCCTCTGCATCCAGCGCCGGTTGAGCTCCTCCTCCAGCTGCACACTCAGCATGTGTGCCACGGCCTCCTGCTCGCACACCTGCTCCTGCAGCCTCACCAGGTGCGCACACAGGTGCAGGAAGCCCTCCAGAGAGCGCACCTGCTGGCCGGAAGCTGCTACTGCGTCCTCCTCTGACAAGTAGGTGTCCTGCACGTAATTGACACCATGACTTCTGCTTCTGTCCACGTGCACTCTGGCTTCATGCCTCTCGATCTCCGCGTCCAGGTCGTGGATCCTGCGCGCCTGCAGGCGGATGCTGTTGTCCTGGGAGTCCACAAGACGAGACAACTTCTGCATCTTCTCGGACGAGGCCGAGGAGTCCCTGCGCGTCTTCTGTTGCATCTTCTCCAATTTTCTGAAGGCTTTCCTGACGACGCGCCGCTGCGTGTCAGGGGGGAGGTGCCCCTCCACGCGAGGGCCCGCCGAGCTCCACGCGGACACCGCGGGCCCGCCGAGCAGCACCACGCGCGCCTCCGCGCTCCTGGCCGCGCGCTTCTCCACAAACATGTCGCTGTCAGCCAGCATGAAGCTCACCTGGTCGCGCTCCTCGCCCCACGCCGTCCACAGGCGCCAGATCCGGGTTTTGTTGGGCAGAATCCTCTGGCAACTCCTCCATGTTTCCACGATGGCGTAGCAGCGATGCGTGGGGATGTTTGGATATTCCAGCAGGACTTTGAGCACATCCGAGCAAGTTGTGCGTTTGTTCAAACCCACGACTATCTTCTCCTCCCTGCACACCCACACTGAGATGCTGCCCTCCTCcgcctccatctttacctcccaCTCACTTTGCCGACTAGTGCGGCCATCGAAGGCGTGGACGTTTTTAGTGAACTTGTTTCGGCGAGCAAGTCCACTCGCTCGCAACTTGAGCGGGATCACGTGACTGGCACTAGACCAATTAACGATGAGGGGCAGACGCGGTGACGTCACGCTTGGCGTGCCTGGGTGTTTACGTGGGAAAAGtggatgctgtgttccaaatttgggttatttacggaacttttgtgagcctatggctttacacattgctacatatatttattttgcaTTCTACTTTAGTTGCtttaaccccctggcgctgttttgtactgtttctgtacttgttttgattattattatttatttgcttgtatgtaaatgttgaatattataaataaaggtttataaaatttttaaaaaataagaaaaaaaaacgtgGGAAAAGTGGATTTTCTTTATAATGTCGAAGTTTTAAAACTACAAATTTGTTTGAACATATAtctgatgcattatgtacatactacTTTatcgtgtcctgggcatgacgctaAAGTGCAtcccctctatggggtcttggggcactaggaggttaacccctttactactgttaccccaggtggcccttggcaaaggcctagtacctgactgctccctagccagggatacggtgaagacctcaacggcagagCAGGCGGGAGACAGTAGATttaagaaccaccacaacggctgcgatggcggaagaaggctgcagcagaaaagggtccccagtcgtcttggactccatgccactggaccctgacttggatctgtcaaggatcatgtggtgacttgtctgtgcaccagtctccccacgttaaacaaaggcacgcacaggcatcctccataaagggatacacccctaccaggaggatcgtcatactcgttcgagtgaccgccgataaaaaaaatgataattgTGAAGCAAAATCAGTCCTGGTAATATATTATGAAGGGCCACATGAGACAAGATTTCAAgagaaaaataaacatttgaataatgaatgtgttattaattcATTTTGACTAGAATCAAATACATAAATGgggtattaaatgtgtcatttatgtatttatggtCAAAGACTCaaatataatttaattaattatcaacttcattattttatgattttagtatttatttaatgatttaattgacacatttaagtaatctatttatttatttatatacagtatatttatttatttaatatatatatatatttatatattatttatatatatgtatttatttatatatgcaccttattgcttttttatcctgcattaccatgagcttatgtaacgaaatttcgttcttatctgtgctgtaaagttcaaatttgaatgacaataaaaaggaagtctaagtctaaatctaagtctaattaTTGAAATATTAACAATTTTAATAATCTTAATTAATTACAATCTATAAATGTATTCTTAGTCTTCTAAATACTTACTTAAATGTATTGATAGTTAATCATAATCtaaattaaatacatgaatattaattaaatacatatttagatAATGTCTCAGTAAGTAATTATACTTGGAATTTAATgaatgaagggaataagcggtaggaaatggatggatggatggatggaaggtaatTGCCATTCATTTAATGTAAAACTACATTTAATCAtgtattgatttaattatttcattaattatttCAGAGTGTAATTATGTATTTGATTTCATTATAAAATTATTTGTGTATGTATTTAATGTTGGCCCATTTGGCCATCCACATTTAATAccacatattttatttaaattattattaaatatttacccatttaagtaattatttagatATTTAGTTTCTTCGTATTTGGCCCACAGTAGCACCAATAAACACTACAAATGGCCATTAGGGACGCAATTTTAGtgattattttgttgtattttttttttaattccctctCTGTCAAATAGTTAACTATATTGTGAAAATGGAAAATGTTTTATCATGAAATTTATAATTACATCATGAAACAGAGAAATCCATAATTAAATGAttcaatttaattttacattaatgatACATGTAATACCACATTTATGTATTTGATTCAAATGAAAAATGAaagtaattcttttttttttggtatagtTTTTTTCCCAATACAGTCGCACCAATAAACGCTATAAACGGCTACATTAGGGACACATTTTAATTgtacgtgagtgtgtgtgttaatatatgtatatatatatatatactgtatatatatatatatatatatatatatatattatcattatccatccattctctaccgcttattcccttcggggtcgcagggggcgctggagcctatctcagctacaatcaggcggaaggcggagtacaccctggacaagtcgccacctcatcgcagggccaacacagatagacagacaacattcacactcacattcacacactagggccaattttagtgttgccaatcaacctatccccaggtgcatgtctttggaggtgggaggaagccggagtacccggagagaacccacgcagtcacggggaggacatgcaaactccacacagaaagatcccgagcccgggattgaacccaagactactcaggaccttcgtattgtgaggcagatgcactaacccctctaccaccgtgctgcccatatatatatatacaggtaaaagccagtaaattagaatattttgaaaaacttgatttatttcagtaattgcattcaaaaggtgtaacttgtacattatatttattcattgcacacagactgatgcattcaaatgtttatttcatttaattttgatgatttgaagtggaaacaaatgaaaatccaaaatttcgtgtgtcacaaaattagaatattacttaaggctaatacaaaaaagggatttttagaaatgttggccaactgaaaagtatgaaaatgaaaaatatgagcatgtgcaatactcaatacttggttggagctccttttgcctcaattattgcgttaatgcggcgtggcatggagtcgatgagtttctggcactgctcaggtgttatgagagcccaggttgctctgatagtggccttcaactcttctgcgtttttgggtctggcattctgcatcttccttttcacaataccccacagattttctatggggctaaggtcaggggagttggcgggccaatttagaacagaaataccattgtccgtaaaccaggcacgggtagattttgcgctgtgtgcaggcgccaagtcctgttggaacttgaaatctccatctccatagagcaggtcagcagcaggaagcattaagtgctctaaaacttgctggtagacggctgcgttgaccctggatctcaggaaacagagtggaccgacaccagcagatgacatggcaccccaaaccatcactgatggtggaaactttacactagacttcaggcaacgtggatcctgtgcctctcctgtcttcctccagactctgggacctcgatttccaaaggaaatgcaaaatttgcatggttgggtgatggtttggggtgccatgtcatctgctggtgtatgTATCAATTATTGAGAAAAAGAGAAAGTGACACAAACGCCCTCTGGTGTTCTATTGTGGTACTACACTGACTTTGTGAAGCTGAAACTGGGCTCATTGACATTCGAGCAAAAGCATGTGACGCCATCTACTGTTAGACTTCGGGAAGACGTCAGATGCAACAGAACACAAATAAAAGCCAGCACAATACTGTTCTTTTTCCCATTTATTTAACTGCAGTATTGCATACAAACAAATCTAGAAAGCTAAAAAATATCTAGTGTTTCCAAGAAAGCATCATAATGTAATGGAGCAATAACCAAgaccataataatataataataataaagcaaaaaagaagaaagaaaaaagaaccaCACAAACATGGCAGAGTCTTATTTTCGCTTGCTTGCTCCAACACATTACAGTCATAGATAAGAGACAGATATCACACATCTGTACCAAGAAAATGCTAAGATATACTTTTTTGTACAAAGCAC
This is a stretch of genomic DNA from Nerophis lumbriciformis linkage group LG06, RoL_Nlum_v2.1, whole genome shotgun sequence. It encodes these proteins:
- the rassf10b gene encoding ras association domain-containing protein 10, which encodes MEAEEGSISVWVCREEKIVVGLNKRTTCSDVLKVLLEYPNIPTHRCYAIVETWRSCQRILPNKTRIWRLWTAWGEERDQVSFMLADSDMFVEKRAARSAEARVVLLGGPAVSAWSSAGPRVEGHLPPDTQRRVVRKAFRKLEKMQQKTRRDSSASSEKMQKLSRLVDSQDNSIRLQARRIHDLDAEIERHEARVHVDRSRSHGVNYVQDTYLSEEDAVAASGQQVRSLEGFLHLCAHLVRLQEQVCEQEAVAHMLSVQLEEELNRRWMQRRLRETHADPQDRASRTLEEEEERLRSQLDVSSCVGLRLRSDLEAIRGDLELSRQICGTREKEMRDLLDKMNSLGLEDAEGGPDEAGGMRMMMMMMMMMSEWEEQARGLSKCHGGNDDDSDTGLSSLHSQESDCTAVCESLV